CTGGAATCAGGCTGCTCCTTTACCCTATGTACCTGGTAATTTATGTTCATTTTTCAATTGAAATTTAGGGATCTATTTTCTCTAGGCTTACTGTTGCAAATCTTCTCCTTGTTTAACGTTTTCTGAAAgtcttttgttgttttcttaCAAGCTGAACAATGATCTTTCAGCTCCTTTTGCCCGCTTATTTTAAATGGAAAAATCCACTGAAAACATGTTTTATTTGTCGTTTGCCTTGACTaccattttcttaatttttcttgtaTCGACAAATGACTTGCATATGTGCCCCCCTTAGTTCTATATCTCCAGTGTACCCCCCCNNNNNNNNNNNNNNNNNNNNNNNNNNNNNNNNNNNNNNNNNNNNNNNNNNNNNNNNNNNNNNNNNNNNNNNNNNNNNNNNNNNNNNNNNNNNNNNNNNNNNNNNNNNNNNNNNNNNNNNNNNNNNNNNNNNNNNNNNNNNNNNNNNNNNNNNNNNNNNNNNNNNNNNNNNNNNNNNNNNNNNNNNNNNNNNNNNNNNNNNNNNNNNNNNNNNNNNNNNNNNNNNNNNNNNNNNNNNNNNNNNNNNNNNNNNNNNNNNNNNNNNNNNNNNNNNNNNNNNNNNNNNNNNNNNNNNNNNNNNNNNNNNNNNNNNNNNNNNNNNNNNNNNNNNNNNNNNNNNNNNNNNNNNNNNNNNNNNNNNNNNNNNNNNNNNNNNNNNNNNNNNNNNNNNNNNNNNNNNNNNNNNNNNNNNNNNNNNNNNNNNNNNNNNNNNNNNNNNNNNNNNNNNNNNNNNNNNNNNNNNNNNNNNNNNNNNNNNNNNNNNNNNtacccccccccccctcttcaAATCTTCAAGTGATGTCATTCAACTTCAGGAACTGATTGCAGCTGCTTGCTTTTCTTTATTACACTAGGTGGCATTGGGGGCTGCGTAGATGCTGGAAACATGGGTTTGCGAGGTTATCATATGACATCCAGCAATGGAGGTTTGACTAGTTTTCTGCATCCACCCATTCCTCAAGGGCTCCCAGGACTTCATCATCTGCCACCTAATATTCAAGGAATGAGAGGCCAGCCTATCTCCTTCCCTCCGCAAATGACAGCATCATCCTCACACAGACACCTACCAAATAATTCGTCCAATATCACCACGAACCTAATGCAAGGCGTTGTAGAGGCAGGACCCAGATATATGCCCTCCCTTCCAACTGGCTTTGGGTTGTATAGACCTCATCGAAGGGCTATCGTGCTTGATAGAAATACTAGACATCAGAACCTTCCTAACATGAGAGTTCTGCCAGAAGATGTAAACTTTTCTCTGTTTGACCATATCTCGTTACTTCCTTTGTCATTATTGTTGTCTAATTGATGCATTTGTTTGATGTAATAGAATTAAATTCTAATGGGTTTATCTCTTCATGGTTGCTATATGAAGGGAGTGGCAATGCTGGATGTTTCGGGCTACCATGAAGTTAACAATCCCATTGATCAGCACAGAGATATGCGTTTAGACGTAGATCACATGTCCTATGAGGTGAGCAATAGGTTTCTTGATTATATTGCTGTCTCAGATTTTTCTGATGGTTAATCAGTACTTGTGAAGTCTATTTTGTTTgtatgttatttattatttcggAGTTATTGTCTGCTCTGCAATTTATTTGCACAACatctaaataaaatttctgCAACTTTCAAATTCTATTCCAGGAGCTTCTTGCACTGGGGGAGCAGATTGGCAATGTAACAACTGGATTGTCAGATGAAACAATCGTTAACCGTTTGAAAACAAGATCATTTTCGCCCCCCGTTATTCGTTGCACCCTGGAAACTGCTGCATGTTTGGATCACGAAGCTGATTTCTGTGTCATATGCCAGGTATTAACACTAAATTATACTTTGAGTTGGATTAGGTTTGCCTGTGACTTTTGCAGGGATCACTCTGGGGATGGCTCTACTTCAGTCTCCTTTTCTCCCgtccattttattttaggtGCTGATTAAGAACTCTAACCAAGACAAATCAGATGGGTGTAAGCTCTTGCTTAAACAATCACATTAGTAGGTTTTAGTTTgttactccctctgtttcagTTTGTTTGCCTTTTCTTTTAagtccgtttaaaaaagaatgtctctttccttttttgataattctttaattctaactttccacatgacatatttaagaccacaagattaaagggcattttggtacattttatatatctttCGTTTAAGAcaacaagattcaaaagttttcttttttcttaaactccgtgtgAAGTCAAAACCAGACAAGTAGATTGAAACGAGGAAGTGTTAAACTTCATTCCAAATGAACTTCCAAGGAAATGTTTTTGTATCTACTAGTTACTCTTGTTTTCAGTATCTTTGATGAAGATATTCTTGTTTTAACTCTCTGATAATCGTCAATCTCTTCTATTCACACTTTCCTTTCTCAAAATTGTTttttatctctctttttctGTGGTTAAATAAATTGCTTTTGATGCTTCATATAATTAGTCAAGTTTGGGAGACAATGTATTAAGCAGAAATAAGAAGTTGGCACAATTGTCCCCTCATAATTCTTTTATTCTTCCTCCTaataaagaatataataattttacaaatcaATCCACTCGGAGAACTTTTGCATTTGGaattgatttctttttcttcctatATTTGTTGTAACTCTAGAAGTGACGGTATAAAATGTTATGGAGAAAGAATAAGTTGACATCTAAGTATAAGAACCATGCATTCTCTTGGGTGGTGGTATCTATTTAAGCAATAGCATAGTTTAGTCTGTCAGCTGAATTATTGACTAACAGTTTACTATTGCATTGTTTCGAAATAAACTGAGGAGGATGATTTGTACTCCTTCCTCAATCTTTATAAGCTTAACAATCATCACAGTAGGATGCTGTCAATTATTTCTGGATTTCCACCAGGCAAAGTATTGCCTCAGCTACTAAGATGTTTCTGTCCATCTTCTTATTTTTCTGTTCACATAGAATGTTGTCTATCGTAATTTATGTTGTCTGGATTTGTAATGCATGATTATTTTCCAATTATGCGCCATTAATGCCTTGCTGTGCTTTCCTATGGAGCTACTCtcccttgttttcttcttttagttATCCTTACATCTCTGATGGCTTGCAATGTATATTTTGCCTTCAATTTCAGACCGATTACAACAAGCAAGAAACTATAGGAACTCTTGATTGCGGACACGAATATCACGCAGAATGCGTAAAGAAGTGGTTGGTTGTGAAGAACACTTGCCCTATCTGCAAATCCACCGGATTGTCAATAGAAAGAAAAGATTTGTGAATACAGGGAGTTGGTTGGTTGGTTGATTGGTGGATGAATAATTATAAGAGTGGGACATTTTGTTCTCTTGTTAAATATTTGTTCTCTAACAAGAGGAGACctgtataattatatatatatattttgtatatactTTGGCTAGATGTTAGCATATAACTTGGTGACCTTAATTTTTGTCACCTGAATTTGTACAGACCTCTTAATTTTGTTGGAACCATGTGCATGCATTGTGAATTTTGTATAGACATCTGAAATTATCTTGTTCGACCACGCCTGATTGTACTGTATTCTTTCTGGATTAATGTGCCATCTTTGTCCTGCAGATGTTATAACTAGTTAGTGATATTTTCTGAAGCGGACGGTACATTTAACGTGATCTTTAACTTGACATCAGTTAGTACGTGTGTTCTTTAACTTTGATTGTGCATAAGAAGGTACTTAAAGTATTATATGTCTTACACGAATTGTGTGAGATACACACATCCTAAATGGCATATCACGTGAGATTTGTCATATAGAACGAAAGTgcttacttgttcaattttatgatagtgtttaagtgtctatttttAGCATATCAAAATTGGACGACATAGATATAAGATTGATATAAAGCAAAAGGGCATTATTTACTGTATCTTTTTGTAGTGTTGAACATGCTTATCACTGTTGGTATACTATCACTACTTGGGAAAATATTTAGGTGTTTACACCAAACTAAGCAAATTTATTTTACGAATTACAAAGTAAAGTGATGATTTATAATTGTATACACATAACATGTCCTTTTAACTCTGTTTTAACTCAAATTTATGCCTTTCAACTTTGAGTGTACACAAGTAGAagcttaaatttatataaagttaaacaaataaatacacaCAAATAAGGTCAcgttaaaaagtatatttctatATGATGtctttaaaaactaaaaagaactCCTGAAAACAtgtgaaaaattgaaattaaagaggtgtcatttctttttaaaaaagaaacataaaaggaaAGATCCTAAGAAACATTATTCTTCAGAAAAAAACCAAAACCACTTGCAATTCTACATGTCAAACATAATAGTAACAACTAAGCTTCGGTTCTAAACAAGTTGCGACGATTATATACAAATCATGTTTCTCTATTTAAACTCATAAGATGCCATAAACatacaaaataacaatataatgtaaaagtatataaataatagtaaaaatctTTTCAAAGAGTCAAAAGACTAGCAAAATAGGGTACAAAGTACAAACTAAAGGTAAGTTAATGAAACAATACAGAGGTGGAATATTTCCTAAGATATTCAAAACTGAGAATACTCAATGCAACTATAGGAGAAGCCATTTGAAAGTTTAACTTCACcgatttcttgatttttttagcTTACACAGAGCAGCAACCAACTTTTTTCACAGCTGAAACATCATCCTTGCCAACATTTATAGTTTGCCCCTTCGGCAACGCAGTAGGATCATCCCCAACTTCGAGTGCTTTCCGACAGACCACCCTGTATATCTCTGTCAATACTTCTGTAAACGCATTCTCAACGTTCAAGGATTCAAGTGCTGAAGTCTCCATATAGAAGGTACTCTCTCTTTCAGCAAAGGCCTTGGCATCCTCTGTTGAAACAGCA
This portion of the Solanum pennellii chromosome 12, SPENNV200 genome encodes:
- the LOC107007546 gene encoding probable E3 ubiquitin-protein ligase ZFP1; translation: MSHSNRIIDMEADQQGQEFFHSAPCMFYGSIAALPQPTVHAVVPAPVNAGNIYLHHVSDHQEGPLTYGLTQFNGIQHQHPASNPDLAISASNHYNPYMAVPSASGDFPIPVNHGPLDRLHTSSHNIFGMNSDYGRNNHYMDDVRGSFKRKNAEGIPANLQYHHALAGSSSSVAPMIARAHESDVPMDAASFTPSDYGGNSSSYIEDGALRSMSNRSGASGPENIVRHNHNHLFQGNYISQTHQLPGNPWLDQQFNSNGSETQTWAWNQAAPLPYVPGGIGGCVDAGNMGLRGYHMTSSNGGLTSFLHPPIPQGLPGLHHLPPNIQGMRGQPISFPPQMTASSSHRHLPNNSSNITTNLMQGVVEAGPRYMPSLPTGFGLYRPHRRAIVLDRNTRHQNLPNMRVLPEDGVAMLDVSGYHEVNNPIDQHRDMRLDVDHMSYEELLALGEQIGNVTTGLSDETIVNRLKTRSFSPPVIRCTLETAACLDHEADFCVICQTDYNKQETIGTLDCGHEYHAECVKKWLVVKNTCPICKSTGLSIERKDL